A single Verrucomicrobiaceae bacterium DNA region contains:
- a CDS encoding Gfo/Idh/MocA family oxidoreductase, which produces MNTRRHFLEKSLAASTGVFYIAKTSWAQKSPGDTINMAVIGFGGRGAGHISGYKGLKDEGVRLAALCDVDSNVLNKHVQALDKDKIKVTPYSDMRRVFDDKSIDAVSIATPNHWHALASIWAIQAGKDVYVEKPVSHCVWEGRQIVNAARKHSKIVQTGTQARSSRSGLAAAVKYVQEGNLGKILLSRGLCYKRRNSIGKAEGEQKVPESVEYDLWCGPGPKKPLTRKKLHYDWHWTWDYGNGDLGNQGIHQMDIARWFLGEGELSPSVWSVGGRLGYEDDGETANTQIIYHGYEKAPLIFEVRGLPSAKDSKDMDKYKGAGVGVIVECEGGSIVVSSYSAAVALDKDGKEIKKFSGSEDHFKNFIHACRSRRVDDLHADILEGHLSSALCHTGNISHRIGQKADQGAIMEQIKGNAFAAETFERMKEHLAKNEVDLTKDKLTLGPILKMNGKTERFIDHEAANAMLKDNYREPYVVPEIML; this is translated from the coding sequence ATGAATACTCGCCGTCATTTCCTCGAAAAATCGCTCGCTGCTTCCACCGGTGTTTTTTACATCGCTAAAACCTCCTGGGCCCAAAAAAGCCCGGGGGATACGATCAACATGGCCGTCATCGGGTTTGGTGGACGTGGTGCGGGCCACATCAGTGGATACAAAGGTCTCAAAGATGAGGGTGTGCGCCTAGCAGCTCTCTGTGATGTGGATAGCAATGTGCTCAACAAGCATGTGCAAGCCCTCGATAAGGATAAAATCAAAGTCACGCCCTACTCAGACATGCGCCGTGTCTTTGATGATAAAAGCATCGATGCCGTGAGCATCGCGACACCGAACCATTGGCATGCACTGGCCTCCATCTGGGCCATCCAGGCGGGTAAGGATGTGTATGTCGAAAAACCCGTGTCGCACTGTGTGTGGGAGGGCCGCCAGATCGTGAATGCGGCGCGGAAGCACTCCAAAATCGTGCAAACAGGCACGCAGGCTCGCTCTAGCCGCTCGGGGCTGGCTGCGGCGGTGAAATACGTGCAGGAGGGCAATCTGGGCAAAATCCTGCTTTCACGTGGGCTTTGCTACAAGCGCCGCAACAGCATCGGTAAGGCGGAGGGTGAGCAAAAAGTGCCCGAGAGCGTCGAGTATGATCTGTGGTGCGGCCCTGGCCCGAAGAAGCCACTCACCCGCAAAAAGCTCCACTATGACTGGCACTGGACATGGGACTACGGCAATGGCGATCTGGGTAATCAAGGCATCCACCAGATGGATATCGCCCGCTGGTTCCTCGGTGAAGGTGAGCTGAGCCCCAGTGTGTGGAGTGTGGGTGGACGCCTCGGCTATGAGGATGATGGCGAGACGGCGAACACGCAGATCATTTACCACGGCTACGAAAAGGCTCCGCTGATCTTTGAGGTGCGCGGACTGCCCAGCGCCAAGGACAGCAAGGACATGGATAAATACAAAGGCGCTGGTGTGGGTGTCATCGTCGAGTGCGAGGGCGGCAGCATCGTCGTCAGTAGCTACTCCGCCGCGGTGGCTCTGGATAAAGATGGCAAGGAGATCAAAAAATTCTCTGGCAGCGAAGATCACTTCAAAAACTTCATCCACGCCTGCCGCAGCCGCCGAGTGGACGATTTACACGCGGACATCCTGGAGGGGCATCTTTCGAGCGCTCTCTGCCACACTGGAAATATCAGTCACCGCATCGGTCAAAAGGCGGACCAAGGTGCCATCATGGAGCAGATCAAAGGCAATGCCTTCGCGGCGGAGACCTTTGAGCGCATGAAGGAGCACTTGGCGAAAAACGAGGTCGATCTGACGAAGGATAAGCTCACCCTCGGCCCTATTTTAAAGATGAATGGCAAAACCGAGCGCTTCATCGATCACGAAGCCGCCAATGCCATGCTGAAGGACAACTACCGCGAACCCTACGTGGTGCCAGAGATCATGCTGTGA